The Sphingomonas alpina genome has a segment encoding these proteins:
- a CDS encoding LacI family DNA-binding transcriptional regulator — MATATIRDVARTAAVSVASASRALNGHPSVTPATRTRVLEAADALNYVPHLGARSLSTRRSNTIGVVLPDLFGEFFSEIIRGIDYAAHRRGLQLLLSNMHGSAQETAAALRAMRGRVDGLLVMSPQLDADFLAHNLPKGLPAVVLNGRIEGARHASIAIDNQAGAHAAVAHLVEQGCKRIAHLSGPKGNADADERARGFRDAVATMLGDHDPIVLAGDFSEEAGIAAGTALAGRDVDGIFSANDIMAIGCMAALTEAGRMIPGDIAMVGFDDVPIARYVTPALSTMRVHIAQLGESALERLVATIEADEPPEATAEFLMPELVVRASSARTGTVTSTKGPHDRTQGRVV, encoded by the coding sequence ATGGCCACGGCCACCATCAGGGATGTCGCACGCACCGCCGCCGTATCCGTCGCGTCAGCCTCGCGCGCGCTCAACGGCCATCCGAGCGTCACGCCGGCGACCCGCACGCGCGTGCTGGAAGCGGCCGACGCGCTCAATTACGTCCCGCATCTCGGCGCACGCAGCCTGTCGACGCGGCGATCGAACACGATTGGCGTGGTCCTGCCCGATCTGTTCGGCGAGTTCTTTTCCGAGATCATCCGTGGCATCGATTATGCGGCGCATCGCCGCGGACTGCAGCTGTTGCTGTCCAACATGCATGGCAGCGCGCAGGAGACCGCCGCCGCGTTGCGCGCGATGCGCGGCCGGGTCGACGGGCTGCTGGTCATGTCGCCGCAACTCGACGCCGACTTTCTGGCACATAATCTGCCCAAGGGATTGCCCGCAGTGGTGCTGAACGGACGGATCGAGGGCGCGCGCCACGCCTCGATCGCGATCGACAACCAGGCCGGGGCACATGCCGCCGTCGCGCATCTGGTCGAGCAGGGATGCAAGCGCATCGCGCATCTCTCGGGCCCCAAGGGCAATGCCGATGCCGATGAACGCGCGCGCGGTTTTCGCGACGCGGTGGCGACCATGCTCGGCGATCACGACCCGATCGTGCTGGCCGGCGATTTCAGCGAGGAGGCGGGGATCGCCGCCGGAACTGCGCTGGCGGGCCGGGATGTCGACGGCATATTCTCCGCCAACGACATCATGGCGATCGGCTGCATGGCGGCCCTGACCGAGGCCGGGCGAATGATTCCGGGCGACATCGCCATGGTCGGCTTCGATGACGTGCCGATCGCACGCTACGTCACGCCCGCGCTCAGCACGATGCGGGTGCACATCGCACAACTTGGCGAAAGCGCCCTGGAGCGGCTGGTCGCAACGATAGAGGCGGATGAGCCGCCCGAAGCGACGGCCGAATTTCTCATGCCGGAACTCGTCGTGCGCGCCTCCAGCGCGCGCACCGGCACCGTCACGTCAACAAAGGGTCCGCACGATCGGACGCAGGGGAGAGTAGTATGA
- a CDS encoding TOBE domain-containing protein, producing MTLGIRPEHFMRDGEINQVDTIVRFVESLGSAHFGYLDLAGLEEPLTCALAERPATGSVITVTLPPEHLYLFDANGSALARPRNASARDAA from the coding sequence ATGACGCTTGGCATCCGGCCTGAACATTTCATGCGCGACGGCGAGATCAACCAGGTCGACACGATCGTGCGCTTCGTCGAATCGCTGGGCAGCGCTCATTTCGGCTATCTCGATCTCGCCGGACTGGAAGAACCGCTGACCTGCGCGCTTGCCGAACGGCCGGCGACCGGCTCGGTCATCACCGTCACCCTGCCGCCCGAACATCTCTATCTGTTCGATGCGAACGGCTCGGCGCTCGCCCGGCCGCGCAACGCATCGGCGCGGGACGCCGCCTGA
- a CDS encoding ABC transporter ATP-binding protein — protein MADVRLMQASKSFGTTEVLRDVNLEIADGEFIVFVGPSGCGKSTLLRVIAGLEELTRGEVSIGGRTVNDIAPADRGIAMVFQSYALYPHMSVRENLAFGLKLQRLPRAEIDAAVEAAAATLDIGHLLDRKPKQLSGGQRQRVAIGRAIVRKPQVFLFDEPLSNLDAALRVRMRYEFAGLHKTLGTTMIYVTHDQVEAMTLADRIVVLSAGRVEQVGTPAELYAHPDTIFVAGFIGSPKMNLLPATLISNTASGAVGPAGWGRGDPHQHQCEPPGARGGNDAWHPA, from the coding sequence ATGGCGGACGTACGGCTGATGCAAGCCTCGAAATCCTTCGGGACGACCGAGGTGCTGCGCGACGTGAATCTGGAAATCGCGGACGGCGAGTTCATCGTGTTCGTCGGCCCGTCGGGCTGCGGCAAATCGACCCTGTTGCGGGTCATTGCAGGCCTTGAGGAACTGACGCGCGGCGAGGTGTCGATCGGTGGCCGGACGGTCAACGACATCGCGCCAGCCGATCGCGGCATTGCCATGGTGTTCCAATCCTATGCGCTTTATCCGCATATGAGCGTGCGCGAGAATCTGGCCTTCGGGCTGAAGCTGCAGCGCCTGCCCCGGGCGGAGATCGACGCGGCGGTCGAGGCGGCAGCAGCGACGCTCGACATCGGTCATCTGCTCGACCGCAAGCCGAAGCAATTGTCCGGCGGGCAGCGCCAGCGCGTCGCGATCGGCCGCGCGATCGTGCGCAAGCCGCAGGTGTTCCTGTTCGACGAGCCGCTGTCCAATCTCGATGCGGCGCTGCGTGTGCGGATGCGTTACGAATTTGCCGGGCTGCACAAGACGCTCGGCACGACGATGATCTATGTCACGCACGACCAAGTCGAGGCGATGACGCTGGCCGACCGCATCGTCGTGCTGTCCGCCGGCCGGGTCGAACAGGTCGGCACGCCCGCCGAACTCTATGCCCATCCCGACACGATCTTCGTCGCCGGTTTCATCGGGTCACCGAAGATGAACCTGCTGCCCGCGACCCTGATATCCAATACGGCCAGCGGCGCGGTTGGTCCGGCTGGCTGGGGGCGCGGAGATCCGCACCAACATCAATGCGAGCCGCCTGGCGCCCGGGGCGGCAATGACGCTTGGCATCCGGCCTGA
- the metE gene encoding 5-methyltetrahydropteroyltriglutamate--homocysteine S-methyltransferase: protein MTVTIATLGFPRIGPRRELKFALERFWSGKSSEAELLDSAAGLRTAAWARQRSLGTDWLPSNDFSLYDHVLDTSVMLGAIPERYAAAEGTADLATYFAMARGSTGDDAGCSHAHGAGETAQEMTKWFDTNYHYMVPELVAGQRLSLTTAKAVDDYREARAQGFETRPVLLGPVTWLSLAKTRDVDAFDFLDQVVGLYSAVLSQLAAAGAEWVQIDEPCLVLDLSDRQRDALTRAYDRLSRCGVKLMLTTYFGGLEDNLSFATSLPVAGLHVDLVRAPEQLGAVLAAAPESLLLSLGVIDGRNIWRADLTALLDRLEPIAATRDLILAPSCSLLHTPIDLALETGIDAEIAQWLAFAVQKIEELSVLKGALNQGRDSVAAPLAASAQAAANRRTSPRIHDAAVAARIAAVTPDMQQRRSGHAIRQAEQQAALGLPLFPTTTIGSFPQTPEVRQARSQHGKGLIDDAAYEGFLREETERAIRWQEEVGLDMLVHGEFERNDMVQYFGEQLAGFVFTRQGWVQSYGSRCVRPPILFGDVSRPKAMTVEWWRYAQDLTVRPMKGMLTGPVTILNWSFVRDDQPRSASCRQIALAIRDEVTDLEAAGAKAIQIDEAALREGLPLRRKDWQAYLDWAVECFRLSAAGVADATQIHTHMCYSEFNDILPSIGAMDTDVISIETARSQMELLAGFASYRYPSGIGPGVYDIHAPRVPGVVEMVDLMKLARTHLDASQLWVNPDCGLKTRKWAEVRPAIEAMVAAARELRAAA from the coding sequence ATGACCGTCACGATTGCCACATTGGGTTTCCCGCGCATTGGCCCGCGCCGCGAACTGAAATTCGCGCTTGAACGCTTTTGGTCCGGCAAGTCGAGCGAAGCCGAACTGCTCGATTCCGCTGCCGGCCTGCGCACCGCGGCCTGGGCACGGCAGCGTTCGCTCGGCACCGACTGGCTGCCGTCCAACGATTTCTCGCTCTACGATCATGTGCTCGACACCAGCGTCATGCTCGGGGCGATCCCGGAACGCTATGCCGCCGCCGAAGGCACCGCTGACCTGGCGACCTATTTCGCCATGGCGCGTGGGTCGACCGGCGACGATGCGGGTTGCAGCCATGCCCATGGAGCGGGCGAGACCGCGCAGGAAATGACCAAATGGTTCGACACCAATTATCACTATATGGTGCCCGAGCTGGTTGCGGGACAGCGCCTCTCGCTCACGACGGCCAAGGCGGTCGACGATTATCGCGAAGCCAGGGCGCAGGGGTTCGAGACGCGCCCGGTGCTGCTCGGCCCGGTCACCTGGCTGTCGCTGGCCAAGACGCGTGACGTCGACGCGTTCGACTTTCTCGACCAGGTCGTCGGCCTGTACAGCGCCGTGCTCAGCCAGCTCGCCGCGGCCGGCGCTGAATGGGTGCAGATCGATGAGCCCTGTCTGGTGCTCGACCTCAGCGATCGTCAGCGCGACGCGCTGACTCGCGCCTATGACCGACTGTCGCGCTGCGGCGTGAAGCTGATGCTGACAACCTATTTCGGCGGCCTGGAGGATAATCTGTCCTTCGCCACGTCGCTGCCGGTCGCCGGCCTGCATGTCGATTTGGTGCGTGCACCGGAACAGCTCGGTGCCGTGCTCGCCGCGGCGCCGGAAAGCCTGTTGCTCTCGCTCGGGGTGATCGACGGGCGCAACATCTGGCGCGCCGACCTGACGGCATTGCTCGACCGGCTTGAGCCGATCGCTGCAACCCGCGACCTGATCCTCGCGCCGTCCTGCTCGCTGCTCCACACGCCGATCGACCTGGCGCTGGAAACCGGCATCGATGCGGAAATCGCGCAGTGGCTGGCCTTTGCGGTGCAGAAGATCGAGGAACTCAGCGTTCTGAAGGGTGCGCTCAACCAGGGGCGCGACAGCGTCGCAGCACCGCTCGCTGCATCGGCACAGGCCGCGGCCAATCGCCGCACCTCGCCGCGTATCCATGACGCGGCGGTCGCGGCACGGATCGCGGCGGTGACGCCGGACATGCAGCAGCGCCGCTCGGGCCATGCCATCCGCCAGGCCGAGCAGCAGGCCGCGCTTGGTCTGCCGTTGTTCCCGACCACGACGATCGGTTCCTTCCCGCAGACTCCCGAAGTGCGTCAGGCGCGTTCGCAGCACGGCAAGGGCCTGATCGACGATGCGGCCTATGAAGGTTTCCTGCGTGAGGAAACCGAACGCGCGATCCGCTGGCAGGAAGAAGTCGGCCTCGACATGCTCGTGCACGGTGAGTTCGAGCGTAACGACATGGTGCAGTATTTCGGTGAGCAACTGGCCGGCTTCGTCTTCACGCGCCAGGGTTGGGTGCAGAGCTATGGCTCGCGCTGCGTGCGGCCGCCGATCCTGTTCGGTGACGTGTCGCGGCCAAAGGCGATGACGGTCGAATGGTGGCGCTACGCGCAGGATCTCACCGTGCGGCCGATGAAGGGCATGCTGACCGGCCCGGTCACCATCCTCAACTGGTCGTTCGTGCGTGACGATCAGCCGCGCAGCGCCAGCTGCCGGCAGATCGCGCTGGCGATCCGCGACGAAGTGACCGATCTCGAAGCGGCCGGCGCCAAGGCGATCCAGATCGACGAAGCGGCGCTGCGCGAAGGGCTGCCGCTGCGCCGCAAGGACTGGCAGGCCTATCTCGACTGGGCGGTCGAATGCTTCCGCCTCTCCGCTGCCGGGGTGGCCGATGCAACGCAGATCCACACCCATATGTGCTATTCGGAATTCAACGATATCCTGCCGTCGATCGGCGCGATGGATACCGATGTGATCTCGATCGAAACCGCACGGTCGCAGATGGAGCTGCTCGCAGGCTTCGCCAGCTACCGCTATCCGAGCGGGATCGGGCCGGGCGTGTACGACATCCACGCGCCGCGCGTTCCCGGCGTCGTGGAAATGGTCGATCTCATGAAGCTCGCCCGCACGCATCTCGATGCGAGCCAATTGTGGGTCAATCCCGATTGCGGGCTGAAGACCCGCAAATGGGCGGAAGTGCGTCCCGCGATCGAAGCGATGGTCGCAGCCGCGCGGGAATTGCGCGCAGCCGCCTGA
- a CDS encoding L,D-transpeptidase family protein — MIATIAAGPVAAAPARATTGPTGPVALAIREEAGGSLKRFYADRGFRPLWAPGGKIGRQADTLIRFLRSAELDGLRPSSYGPDKLSDAIGAARGGDPRAVARAELQLSNAFARYVQDQRRGGVRMIYADRRLKPKKLPTDRVLRAAAFPRSFSDYVADMGWMSPLYVRLRDLMARAEKTGASRETVERLQLNLDRARLLPGPWTRHIVVDASSGRLWYYEAGEQVGTMRVVVGAQETQTPMLAGTLQWAILNPYWNVPDYLAEKSVAPKILGGKSLASLRMEALSDWSPSAHKLDPASIDWPAVASGKQVLRLRELPGAGNSMGRVKFIFPNKEGIYLHDTPNRNLLQKDDRHFSNGCIRLENAAELGHWLLARPIGAGSGKPEQAVPLPAQVPVYLTYITATATDAGVAFRKDVYGRDK; from the coding sequence ATGATCGCAACCATCGCCGCCGGCCCGGTCGCGGCTGCGCCGGCGCGCGCCACGACTGGTCCGACCGGCCCTGTCGCGCTCGCCATTCGCGAAGAAGCGGGTGGTTCGCTCAAACGCTTTTATGCCGATCGCGGCTTCCGCCCGCTTTGGGCGCCGGGCGGCAAGATCGGGCGGCAGGCCGATACGCTGATCCGCTTCCTCAGATCCGCCGAGCTGGATGGACTGAGGCCTTCTTCTTACGGCCCCGACAAGCTCAGCGATGCCATCGGTGCGGCGCGCGGCGGCGATCCCCGCGCGGTCGCCCGTGCGGAACTCCAGCTCTCCAACGCCTTTGCGCGCTACGTCCAGGACCAGCGGCGGGGCGGCGTGCGAATGATCTATGCCGATCGCAGACTGAAGCCGAAAAAGCTCCCGACCGATCGCGTTCTGCGCGCCGCCGCCTTTCCCAGATCCTTCAGCGACTATGTTGCCGATATGGGCTGGATGAGCCCGCTCTATGTCCGGCTGCGCGACCTGATGGCACGGGCCGAGAAAACGGGTGCGTCGCGAGAGACGGTCGAGCGGCTGCAGCTCAATCTCGACCGCGCCCGGCTCCTCCCCGGCCCCTGGACCCGCCACATCGTGGTCGACGCATCGTCGGGCCGGCTGTGGTATTACGAGGCGGGCGAGCAGGTCGGCACGATGCGCGTCGTGGTCGGCGCGCAGGAAACCCAGACGCCGATGCTTGCGGGCACGCTGCAATGGGCGATCCTCAATCCCTATTGGAACGTGCCCGATTATCTCGCCGAAAAGAGCGTCGCGCCGAAGATACTCGGCGGCAAGTCGCTCGCGTCGCTGCGAATGGAGGCGCTGTCGGATTGGAGCCCGTCAGCGCACAAGCTCGATCCGGCATCGATCGACTGGCCAGCAGTCGCATCGGGCAAGCAGGTCTTGCGGCTGCGCGAATTGCCGGGTGCGGGCAATTCGATGGGCAGAGTGAAATTCATCTTCCCCAACAAGGAAGGCATTTACCTGCACGACACGCCCAATCGCAATTTGCTGCAGAAGGATGATCGCCATTTCAGCAATGGCTGCATTCGCTTGGAGAATGCCGCCGAGCTCGGCCACTGGTTGCTCGCCAGGCCGATCGGCGCCGGTTCGGGCAAACCGGAACAGGCAGTACCACTACCAGCGCAAGTACCGGTCTATCTGACCTATATCACCGCGACCGCCACCGATGCGGGCGTCGCGTTCCGCAAGGATGTGTACGGCCGGGACAAGTGA
- a CDS encoding RNA ligase RtcB family protein codes for MAEATIRIIASPESWIEQAAVDQLHQTARLPGIDKIVGLPDLHAGRGIAVGAAFWSRTHVYPHLVGSDIGCGMALWRGSMPLRKFRLDAAERKLRGLEDPWSGDHAARLADAGLPPMLMGEALGSIGGGNHFAEILRIDDVKDEALFASLGLDAGFIYLMVHSGSRGLGHAILERHLARHNTGALIADKPDCGAYLAEHDDAVRWAILNRAIIADRFFDRLGMSGERMLDICHNSVTAHRCGWLHRKGAAPADKGLVVVPGSRGEMTYIVRPRPDHADASLQSLAHGAGRKWSRSEARDKLARRFSIADLERTKLGSRVICEDRDLIYEEAPQAYKDIHQVIRDLHQAGLIDLVATMRPLITYKTRRA; via the coding sequence ATGGCTGAGGCCACCATCCGCATCATCGCTTCGCCCGAAAGCTGGATCGAACAGGCCGCGGTCGACCAGCTCCACCAGACCGCGCGCCTGCCGGGCATCGACAAGATTGTCGGCCTGCCCGATCTCCATGCGGGCCGCGGTATCGCGGTCGGCGCGGCATTCTGGTCGCGCACCCATGTCTATCCGCACCTCGTGGGCAGCGATATCGGCTGCGGCATGGCGTTGTGGCGCGGGTCGATGCCACTGCGCAAATTCCGCCTCGACGCGGCGGAGCGCAAGCTGCGCGGGCTGGAGGATCCCTGGTCGGGCGATCATGCCGCGCGTCTCGCCGATGCCGGCCTGCCGCCGATGCTGATGGGCGAAGCGCTTGGCAGCATCGGCGGCGGCAATCACTTCGCCGAGATATTGCGCATTGACGATGTGAAGGATGAAGCCCTGTTTGCATCGCTCGGCCTCGACGCCGGGTTCATCTATCTAATGGTACATAGCGGCTCGCGCGGCCTTGGCCATGCGATCCTCGAACGCCATCTTGCGCGCCATAATACTGGCGCTCTGATCGCGGATAAGCCCGACTGCGGGGCCTATCTGGCAGAGCATGATGACGCAGTGCGCTGGGCGATCCTCAATCGCGCCATCATCGCCGATCGCTTCTTCGATCGCCTCGGCATGAGCGGAGAGCGGATGCTCGACATCTGTCACAACAGTGTCACCGCGCATCGCTGCGGCTGGCTGCACCGCAAAGGTGCAGCGCCGGCCGACAAGGGGCTGGTCGTGGTGCCGGGTTCGCGCGGCGAGATGACCTATATCGTCCGCCCCCGGCCCGATCATGCGGACGCCTCGCTGCAGTCGCTTGCGCATGGCGCGGGGCGTAAATGGAGCCGCAGCGAAGCGCGCGACAAGCTTGCCCGTCGCTTCTCTATCGCCGATCTCGAACGCACCAAACTCGGCAGCCGCGTGATCTGCGAGGATCGCGACCTGATCTACGAGGAAGCGCCCCAGGCTTATAAGGATATCCATCAGGTCATTCGCGACCTGCATCAGGCCGGGCTGATCGACCTGGTCGCGACCATGCGCCCGCTGATCACCTACAAGACGAGGCGCGCATGA
- the prfH gene encoding peptide chain release factor H encodes MTEIILHLSAGQGPCECEWVVAELARVLCREGEAEGLDCEPVEPLSGTAPSVLLRVVGEGAERFAAARIGTIRWIGASPFRPLHKRRNWFVGVAPAPRADDIPDFREEDIRYQTLRASGPGGQHVNKTDSAVRATHLPTGIATLSQDQRSQFANKKIARLKLVMLFDEQRRAGDAGGKRALWGQNRDLERGNAVRSYEGAGFRLRRA; translated from the coding sequence ATGACCGAGATCATCCTGCATCTTTCGGCTGGGCAGGGGCCCTGCGAATGCGAGTGGGTCGTCGCCGAACTGGCCCGTGTCCTGTGCCGTGAAGGTGAAGCGGAGGGGCTGGATTGCGAACCGGTGGAGCCGCTTTCCGGCACTGCGCCATCGGTCTTGCTGCGCGTAGTGGGTGAGGGGGCGGAACGCTTCGCCGCCGCACGCATCGGCACGATCCGCTGGATCGGCGCCAGCCCGTTCCGCCCGTTGCACAAGCGCCGCAACTGGTTCGTCGGCGTAGCCCCCGCGCCGCGCGCCGACGATATCCCCGATTTTCGCGAGGAGGATATCCGCTACCAGACGTTGCGCGCTTCCGGCCCTGGCGGGCAGCATGTCAACAAGACCGACAGCGCGGTCCGCGCGACGCATCTGCCCACGGGTATCGCCACTCTCTCGCAGGACCAGCGCTCGCAATTCGCCAACAAGAAGATCGCACGGCTGAAGCTCGTCATGCTGTTCGATGAGCAGCGCCGCGCGGGTGATGCGGGCGGCAAGCGCGCGCTCTGGGGGCAGAATCGCGACCTTGAACGCGGCAATGCAGTGCGCAGCTATGAGGGGGCGGGGTTCCGGCTGCGGCGCGCGTGA
- a CDS encoding class I SAM-dependent methyltransferase has translation MTLIRSATLGMFCMASALSILSGGPVGAHAMPPHMPAPADSGPAAPDRKPYEMVAFAKIKPGQVVIDYLPGKGYFTRVFSAAVGNRGKVYAATPQFYIDRLKGRPLPPAVSTESGFSNVSEIVSGDETLNAPVPVDLVWTSQNYHDVHNWTGATGVAALNKAAFMALKPGGLYVVLDHAGVAGLDADGMAKLHRIDEALVKQEVLAAGFILDGESQELRNPADPRSANVYDPSIRGRTDQFILRFRKPR, from the coding sequence ATGACTCTGATCCGCAGCGCGACGCTCGGCATGTTCTGCATGGCCAGCGCTTTATCGATTTTATCCGGCGGACCGGTCGGAGCCCATGCCATGCCACCCCATATGCCCGCGCCAGCCGATAGCGGCCCGGCGGCTCCCGATCGCAAACCCTATGAGATGGTGGCCTTTGCGAAGATCAAACCCGGCCAGGTCGTGATCGATTATCTGCCGGGCAAAGGCTATTTCACCCGGGTGTTCAGTGCGGCGGTGGGCAACCGGGGCAAGGTCTATGCGGCGACGCCGCAATTCTACATCGACCGGCTGAAGGGACGCCCTTTGCCGCCAGCTGTTTCCACCGAAAGCGGATTCAGCAATGTCAGCGAAATCGTCTCCGGTGACGAAACGCTGAATGCCCCGGTACCGGTGGACCTGGTCTGGACGTCGCAAAATTATCATGACGTCCATAACTGGACCGGCGCGACGGGCGTCGCGGCTCTCAACAAGGCCGCGTTCATGGCGCTCAAGCCCGGCGGGCTTTATGTAGTTCTCGACCATGCCGGCGTGGCGGGACTCGATGCGGACGGCATGGCGAAGCTCCACCGCATCGATGAAGCGCTGGTGAAGCAGGAAGTGCTTGCGGCCGGTTTCATACTCGACGGCGAGTCGCAGGAGCTGCGCAACCCCGCCGATCCGCGCAGCGCCAATGTCTACGACCCCTCGATCCGCGGAAGGACCGATCAGTTCATCCTGCGCTTCCGCAAGCCGCGGTGA
- a CDS encoding lipocalin-like domain-containing protein, protein MLKLMPPPRTIEVAAAAVLATSCLFAFGQPADARETMPPRELVGSWTLVAADVRHPDGSIGRDYGEAPRGSLMIDARGRYALLIYKSERPKFASGDKAKGTPEEYRETVLGMSTHFGTIAVDAAAKTLTFAIEEASYSNWNGAKQQRHYELKRGELRYTVEARPNGDVPISIWRRIA, encoded by the coding sequence ATGCTCAAGCTCATGCCACCACCCCGTACGATCGAAGTCGCCGCTGCTGCCGTGCTCGCGACCTCCTGCTTGTTCGCCTTTGGTCAGCCTGCAGACGCGCGCGAGACCATGCCGCCACGCGAGCTGGTTGGCAGCTGGACGCTGGTCGCCGCCGATGTCCGGCATCCCGATGGAAGCATTGGCCGCGACTATGGCGAGGCGCCCAGGGGTAGCCTGATGATCGACGCCCGGGGGCGCTATGCGCTGCTGATCTACAAGAGCGAGCGGCCGAAATTCGCCTCGGGCGACAAGGCCAAGGGCACACCCGAGGAATATCGCGAGACGGTGCTGGGGATGAGCACGCATTTCGGCACCATCGCCGTCGATGCGGCGGCGAAGACGCTGACCTTCGCGATCGAGGAGGCCAGCTATTCCAACTGGAACGGCGCGAAGCAGCAACGCCATTATGAGCTGAAGCGGGGCGAGCTCCGCTATACCGTCGAGGCGCGTCCCAATGGCGATGTGCCCATCTCGATCTGGCGGCGAATTGCCTGA
- a CDS encoding LysR substrate-binding domain-containing protein: MQSPNLDMDVLRTLVLAEQLGGFVHAAGRIGRSQSAVSQQIRKIEEQVGQTLFRKQGRGLVATAAGETLLVYARRILELNDEALVAINGLAAGGTVRLGLPGDFADTWLPAVLGRFNRALPTVRLEAVVDRNRVLIDRLDRGELDLVLAINQAHRPDAMVMERLPAIWIGPEPGRLAWNAGDPLPLVLSDPPCFFRQRALAVLEEAGIPWRVVLTSPGVQGIWAAVEAGLGVTLRIAIGLPPALRRLGAADGVPNPTGEPFALSLHDGGRALPPSARQLYDFIGEAVVARMSAGISGPG, from the coding sequence ATGCAATCGCCCAATCTCGACATGGATGTGCTGCGCACCTTGGTGCTGGCGGAGCAGCTTGGCGGCTTCGTCCATGCCGCCGGCCGGATCGGCCGCTCGCAATCGGCGGTCAGCCAGCAGATCCGCAAGATCGAGGAGCAGGTCGGCCAGACGCTGTTCCGTAAACAGGGGCGCGGTCTGGTGGCCACTGCCGCAGGTGAGACCTTGTTGGTCTATGCCCGGCGCATCCTGGAGCTCAACGATGAAGCGCTGGTCGCGATCAACGGACTGGCGGCAGGCGGCACCGTGCGGCTCGGCCTGCCCGGCGATTTCGCCGATACCTGGCTTCCGGCGGTGCTCGGCCGGTTCAACCGCGCCCTGCCGACAGTTCGGCTGGAGGCGGTCGTCGATCGCAACCGGGTACTGATCGACCGGCTCGATCGTGGCGAACTCGATCTCGTGCTGGCGATCAACCAGGCACACCGGCCTGATGCGATGGTGATGGAACGGCTGCCGGCAATCTGGATCGGCCCTGAGCCAGGGCGATTGGCATGGAATGCCGGTGATCCGTTGCCGCTGGTGTTGTCCGACCCGCCCTGCTTCTTTCGCCAGCGCGCGTTGGCGGTACTGGAAGAGGCGGGCATCCCATGGCGCGTGGTCCTGACCAGCCCCGGCGTGCAGGGCATCTGGGCGGCGGTCGAGGCCGGGCTGGGCGTGACCTTGCGGATCGCAATCGGGCTTCCCCCTGCATTGCGCCGGCTCGGGGCGGCGGACGGAGTGCCGAATCCGACGGGCGAGCCATTCGCGCTTTCGCTGCACGATGGTGGGCGGGCGCTACCGCCAAGCGCGCGGCAGCTCTACGATTTCATCGGCGAAGCCGTGGTCGCCAGGATGAGCGCCGGGATCAGCGGACCGGGTTGA
- a CDS encoding cupin domain-containing protein yields the protein MDIQRNGSKESVKGPADYFTGTVRIDAPFQREAPARVGGATVTFEPGARTAWHTHPLGQTLIVTAGLGWVQREGGPREEIRPGDIVWIPPGEKHWHGATAATAMTHIAIAEAQGGRAVDWLEPVDDAHYGAPAN from the coding sequence ATGGACATTCAACGCAACGGGTCGAAGGAATCGGTCAAAGGTCCGGCAGACTATTTCACCGGCACCGTACGGATCGACGCGCCGTTCCAGCGTGAAGCGCCGGCACGGGTCGGCGGTGCGACCGTCACTTTCGAACCCGGCGCACGCACCGCCTGGCACACTCATCCGCTCGGCCAGACGCTGATCGTTACCGCGGGACTCGGATGGGTGCAGCGCGAGGGCGGGCCAAGGGAAGAAATCCGCCCGGGCGACATCGTGTGGATTCCGCCGGGCGAGAAACACTGGCACGGTGCGACCGCCGCCACTGCGATGACTCATATCGCGATTGCGGAAGCTCAGGGCGGTCGAGCGGTCGACTGGCTGGAGCCGGTCGATGACGCGCACTATGGCGCACCGGCCAACTGA